Proteins co-encoded in one Dehalococcoidia bacterium genomic window:
- a CDS encoding AtpZ/AtpI family protein: MRLQRWQTALTLLEVGWFVGIAIVAGVLGGQWLDNKLGTRPIFVIIGLFLGLATAVVGAARMLSPLLKNGNDKGNS, from the coding sequence ATTAGATTGCAGAGGTGGCAGACAGCCCTGACTTTACTGGAAGTGGGCTGGTTCGTGGGGATTGCCATCGTAGCCGGGGTGCTGGGTGGACAGTGGCTCGATAATAAACTGGGCACTCGGCCCATTTTTGTTATTATCGGTTTATTCCTGGGTCTGGCGACAGCGGTAGTCGGCGCCGCCAGGATGCTCTCGCCACTTTTGAAAAACGGTAACGATAAAGGGAACAGTTGA